From a region of the Pseudomonas fulva 12-X genome:
- a CDS encoding pyocin activator PrtN family protein — translation MNTQPEPHLPLQTLELLFRTHGDVLVPIDRVRTVYFRHLSADNFIRAIATGRLNLPITTLDSSAKAPKFIELHHLAAYIDSCAKAADANGEGSLCAETPGSYQVERAQEPRRA, via the coding sequence ATGAACACTCAGCCTGAGCCGCACCTGCCGCTCCAGACGCTGGAGCTTCTATTCCGCACCCACGGCGACGTTCTGGTGCCCATCGACCGCGTGCGCACGGTGTACTTCCGTCACCTGAGTGCCGACAACTTCATCCGCGCCATCGCCACCGGCCGCCTGAATCTGCCCATCACCACCCTGGACAGCAGCGCCAAGGCGCCCAAGTTCATCGAACTGCACCACCTGGCCGCCTATATCGACAGCTGCGCCAAAGCCGCCGATGCCAATGGCGAAGGCAGCCTGTGCGCCGAAACTCCAGGCAGCTACCAAGTGGAGCGGGCTCAGGAACCGCGCCGCGCGTAA
- a CDS encoding XRE family transcriptional regulator — protein METLGQRIKRLRKSKGLSQQQLAEACGWSSQSRIGNYESDLREPALSDLLLLAPALGVSLAELAGTDELPEVPPANTLAVGHARGGAVPVVGHAQLGTQGYFEEIDFPVGHGDGYLRIHSDDPNAYGLRVNGDSMHPRIKNGEYVLIEPNKPFHAGDEVMVRTLDGQAMIKEYIYLRDGMYRFDSVNQNHPPIHIHQDNVTKIHLVGGILKSSRFAEE, from the coding sequence ATGGAAACCCTGGGGCAACGCATCAAACGCCTGCGCAAGAGCAAGGGCCTCAGCCAGCAGCAACTGGCCGAGGCCTGCGGCTGGTCATCCCAGTCGCGCATCGGCAACTACGAAAGCGACCTGCGCGAGCCTGCCCTATCGGACTTGCTGCTGCTGGCACCGGCGCTCGGCGTGAGCCTTGCCGAGCTGGCAGGCACCGACGAACTGCCAGAAGTACCGCCCGCCAACACCCTGGCCGTCGGCCACGCCCGCGGCGGTGCGGTGCCGGTGGTGGGGCATGCGCAGCTGGGTACTCAGGGATATTTCGAGGAGATCGACTTTCCCGTCGGCCATGGCGACGGATACCTGCGCATTCACAGCGACGACCCCAATGCCTACGGTCTGCGGGTCAATGGCGACAGCATGCACCCGCGGATCAAGAACGGTGAATACGTGCTGATCGAGCCGAACAAGCCGTTTCATGCCGGCGATGAGGTGATGGTCCGCACCCTGGACGGCCAGGCGATGATCAAGGAATACATCTACCTGCGCGACGGCATGTACCGCTTCGACAGCGTCAACCAGAACCACCCGCCCATTCACATCCACCAGGACAACGTCACCAAGATTCACCTGGTGGGCGGCATCCTCAAATCCTCGCGTTTCGCTGAAGAGTAG
- a CDS encoding PA0613 family protein translates to MISYIDEALQRWGEAQQTGETERGSNMGTSLIASLMTSQGVLNRTVRGSRVLVDRATEIDWIVSKHLSPEQRRVVVEQYCTAEPRREKWTACGCSRAQFYRRLGQAHRAIESQLLKRAA, encoded by the coding sequence ATGATTTCCTACATAGACGAGGCGCTTCAGCGTTGGGGTGAAGCACAGCAGACGGGCGAAACGGAGCGAGGCTCGAACATGGGCACCAGCTTGATCGCTTCGCTGATGACATCACAAGGTGTGCTGAATCGCACCGTCCGCGGCAGCCGTGTGCTGGTGGATAGGGCGACGGAGATCGACTGGATCGTCAGCAAGCATCTTTCCCCCGAGCAGCGCCGGGTGGTCGTCGAGCAGTACTGCACTGCTGAGCCCAGGCGCGAAAAGTGGACGGCCTGCGGATGCAGCCGGGCGCAGTTCTATCGACGACTGGGGCAGGCCCACCGGGCCATCGAATCGCAGCTCCTGAAGCGGGCCGCCTGA
- a CDS encoding putative holin has protein sequence MTEFSSAVLFGEHLAALIAPINGEAALGALCGALVYFTTTQNLPMWNRLAFFLTSAVMGYLCAPAITDFQLHGIHPFAYPGPAGFAGAGLVVTLMLAAIRRRGGSLNDKPPGDRDA, from the coding sequence ATGACTGAATTCAGCAGCGCCGTGCTGTTCGGCGAGCACCTCGCCGCGCTGATCGCCCCAATCAATGGCGAGGCTGCACTCGGCGCCTTGTGCGGGGCCCTGGTGTACTTCACCACCACGCAAAATCTGCCCATGTGGAACCGGCTGGCGTTCTTTCTGACGTCGGCGGTGATGGGGTACCTCTGTGCCCCGGCCATCACCGACTTCCAGCTGCACGGCATCCACCCCTTTGCCTATCCGGGGCCCGCCGGTTTCGCCGGTGCCGGCTTGGTGGTGACGCTGATGCTGGCCGCCATTCGCCGTCGCGGCGGCAGCCTGAACGACAAGCCGCCAGGCGACCGGGATGCCTGA
- a CDS encoding glycoside hydrolase family 5 protein — protein MAIKTFDQMAAAGEFPLIGFNAAGLGNNPYVDPIATAKLDTHYFTVAPRGHQPDYIKSYAGSIGGKPFAVRLPFAGERIAILDGAGGFTLRQSYVEEIRKAIRHIHSWGGFSLLDMHNYCRWYVRANGPVSGRVVQAWNGGYALWTAIGAPDCPVNYTLLARIWAAIAREFRDEPGVFGYGLMNEPHNLGSVPDGGVNVETLWTNNVQRLITAVREVDPRHFITVAGNSFASALYWPRSSDALKNLQDPGGRLLYEAHQYPDKEGQGGGKWTQANESIVYRERVADWYPFIDWLKANGKRGIAGEFGGPDHVPGMRTYFTELHKYFDANHILRFQWLAGPGDADDAPNGMDRNDGTLKPNTRSLMARIGNTTTAYGPR, from the coding sequence ATGGCTATCAAAACCTTTGACCAAATGGCCGCTGCCGGCGAATTCCCGCTGATCGGCTTCAACGCTGCGGGTCTCGGCAACAACCCCTACGTCGACCCCATCGCCACGGCAAAGCTGGACACCCACTACTTCACCGTCGCCCCACGCGGCCACCAGCCGGATTACATCAAGTCCTATGCGGGCAGCATCGGCGGCAAACCCTTCGCCGTGCGCCTGCCATTCGCTGGCGAGCGTATCGCCATTCTCGATGGCGCCGGCGGCTTCACCTTGCGGCAGAGCTATGTGGAAGAGATCCGCAAGGCCATCCGCCATATCCACAGCTGGGGCGGCTTCTCGCTGCTCGATATGCACAACTACTGCCGCTGGTACGTGCGCGCCAATGGCCCGGTGAGCGGCCGTGTGGTGCAGGCGTGGAACGGCGGCTACGCCCTGTGGACGGCCATCGGCGCGCCTGATTGCCCGGTCAATTACACCCTGCTGGCACGTATCTGGGCGGCCATCGCCCGGGAGTTTCGTGACGAGCCGGGGGTGTTCGGCTACGGCCTGATGAACGAGCCGCACAACCTGGGCAGCGTGCCCGATGGCGGGGTCAACGTCGAAACCCTGTGGACCAACAACGTGCAGCGGCTGATCACCGCGGTGCGCGAGGTCGACCCGCGACACTTCATCACCGTGGCCGGCAATTCCTTCGCCTCGGCCCTGTATTGGCCGCGCAGTTCGGACGCGCTCAAGAACCTGCAGGACCCTGGAGGCCGCCTGCTCTACGAGGCGCACCAGTACCCCGATAAAGAGGGGCAGGGAGGAGGCAAGTGGACTCAGGCCAATGAGTCGATCGTTTACCGCGAGCGGGTGGCCGACTGGTATCCCTTCATCGACTGGCTCAAGGCCAACGGCAAGCGTGGTATCGCCGGCGAGTTCGGCGGGCCGGATCACGTGCCCGGTATGCGCACCTACTTCACCGAGCTGCACAAGTATTTCGATGCCAACCACATCCTGCGCTTTCAGTGGCTGGCCGGCCCCGGCGATGCCGACGACGCGCCCAACGGCATGGACCGCAACGACGGCACCCTCAAACCCAACACCCGCTCGCTGATGGCGCGTATCGGCAACACCACCACGGCCTACGGCCCTCGCTGA
- a CDS encoding glycoside hydrolase family 24 protein: MARLTATQAGGHNVLAFLDMLAWSEGTSTVAESDDGYNVLVGGDLFDDYSAHPRQLIELPRYDIQSTAAGRYQFLARTWDAIVQRYSFRGRFTPEAQDLAAVKLLEECGALAPIQTGQVAEAISAAAPIWASLPGAGYGQREHDLAALLRIYRQELVAQARNENDLLAMFIACGGQVAA, translated from the coding sequence ATGGCCCGACTTACTGCCACCCAGGCGGGTGGCCACAACGTACTCGCCTTTCTCGACATGCTCGCCTGGAGCGAAGGCACCTCGACCGTTGCCGAAAGCGATGACGGCTACAACGTGCTGGTAGGCGGCGACCTGTTCGACGACTACAGCGCACATCCGCGTCAGCTCATCGAGCTGCCGCGCTACGACATCCAGTCCACGGCGGCCGGCCGCTACCAGTTTCTGGCCCGCACCTGGGACGCCATCGTTCAGCGCTACAGCTTTCGCGGCCGCTTCACGCCCGAGGCTCAGGACCTGGCTGCGGTGAAGCTGCTCGAAGAGTGCGGCGCCCTGGCGCCCATTCAGACCGGCCAAGTGGCCGAGGCGATCAGCGCGGCGGCACCCATCTGGGCCAGCCTGCCGGGCGCCGGCTACGGCCAGCGTGAGCACGATCTCGCTGCGCTGCTACGCATCTACCGACAGGAGCTGGTGGCCCAGGCACGTAACGAGAATGACCTGCTCGCCATGTTCATCGCCTGCGGCGGGCAGGTGGCGGCATGA
- a CDS encoding N-acetyltransferase — protein MIRPYHANDTNAVLDIWLSASIQAHAFIDESFWRDQLTAMGEIYLPQAETLVLEEAGQTLGFASLHEHRLAALFIAPGAQGRGLGKRLLNEAKCRRDLLELSVYSANTRACVFYQTCGFAVVAEQNDPHTGHPEQVMRWQRE, from the coding sequence ATGATTCGCCCCTACCACGCCAACGACACCAACGCCGTGCTCGATATCTGGCTGAGCGCCTCGATCCAGGCCCATGCCTTTATCGATGAGTCGTTCTGGCGCGACCAGCTGACCGCCATGGGCGAGATTTATCTGCCCCAGGCCGAAACCCTGGTACTCGAAGAGGCCGGCCAAACACTTGGCTTCGCGTCGCTGCACGAACACCGCCTGGCCGCGCTGTTCATCGCGCCGGGCGCCCAGGGGCGCGGGCTCGGCAAACGCCTGCTCAACGAGGCCAAGTGCCGCCGCGACCTGCTGGAACTCAGCGTGTACAGCGCCAACACCCGGGCGTGCGTCTTCTACCAGACCTGCGGCTTCGCCGTGGTGGCCGAGCAGAATGATCCGCACACCGGCCACCCGGAACAGGTGATGCGCTGGCAGCGTGAGTGA
- a CDS encoding AAA family ATPase, translating to MAVRLHVFGASGAGTTSLAAALAERCGWLHLDTDNFYWLPSEPPYRFKREPQQRVEQIRTSAAQANDWILSGSLCSWGETLVPLFTHAVFLQLDDAERMQRLAARERQRYGERVLPGGDMHAQSLAFLQWAAGYQQGGLQTRSLRMHEAWIAQQLRCPLLRLDSTCESPEQLAGQVIDWLGAPA from the coding sequence ATGGCGGTACGGTTACATGTATTCGGCGCCTCCGGTGCCGGCACCACCAGCCTGGCGGCGGCACTGGCCGAGCGCTGTGGCTGGTTGCACCTGGATACCGACAACTTCTACTGGCTGCCGAGCGAGCCACCTTATCGCTTCAAACGCGAACCGCAACAGCGCGTGGAGCAGATCCGCACGAGTGCTGCGCAGGCGAACGACTGGATCCTCAGCGGTTCGCTGTGCAGCTGGGGCGAGACGCTGGTGCCACTGTTCACCCATGCCGTGTTCCTGCAGCTGGATGACGCCGAACGCATGCAGCGATTAGCGGCTCGCGAACGGCAGCGTTACGGCGAGCGGGTTCTGCCAGGCGGCGACATGCATGCCCAGAGCCTGGCCTTTCTGCAGTGGGCCGCCGGCTACCAGCAGGGCGGTCTGCAGACCCGCAGCCTGCGCATGCACGAGGCGTGGATCGCGCAGCAACTGCGCTGCCCGCTGCTGCGCCTGGACAGCACCTGCGAGTCGCCCGAGCAACTGGCTGGGCAGGTGATCGACTGGCTGGGCGCGCCCGCCTGA
- a CDS encoding aminodeoxychorismate/anthranilate synthase component II — MLLMIDNYDSFTYNVVQYLGELGADVHVIRNDELTIAEIEALKPERIVVSPGPCTPTEAGVSIEAILHFAGKLPILGVCLGHQSIGQAYGGEVVRARQVMHGKTSPVFHENKGVFAGLAMPVTVTRYHSLVVKRETLPDCLEITAWTQHEDGSVDEIMGLRHKTLNVEGVQFHPESILTEQGHELFANFLKQTGGVRP; from the coding sequence ATGCTGCTGATGATCGACAACTACGATTCCTTTACCTACAACGTGGTGCAGTACCTGGGCGAGCTGGGTGCCGACGTCCACGTCATTCGCAATGACGAGCTGACCATCGCCGAGATCGAGGCGCTCAAGCCCGAGCGCATCGTCGTCTCGCCCGGCCCCTGCACGCCGACCGAAGCGGGCGTGTCCATCGAAGCCATCCTGCATTTTGCCGGCAAGCTGCCGATTCTCGGCGTCTGCCTGGGCCATCAGAGCATCGGCCAGGCCTATGGCGGCGAGGTGGTGCGCGCGCGCCAGGTGATGCACGGCAAGACCAGCCCGGTGTTCCATGAAAACAAAGGCGTGTTCGCCGGCCTGGCGATGCCGGTGACCGTGACTCGCTACCACTCGCTGGTGGTCAAGCGCGAGACCTTGCCGGACTGCCTGGAAATCACCGCCTGGACGCAGCATGAAGACGGCTCCGTCGATGAAATCATGGGCCTGCGCCACAAGACCCTGAACGTCGAGGGCGTGCAGTTCCACCCTGAATCGATCCTGACCGAGCAGGGTCACGAACTGTTCGCCAACTTCCTCAAGCAGACCGGAGGCGTGCGCCCATGA
- the trpD gene encoding anthranilate phosphoribosyltransferase gives MNIKEALNRIVAQLDLSTEEMRDVMREIMTGQCTDAQIGAFLMGMRMKSETIDEIVGAASVMRELASPVEIAAERLVDTCGTGGDGMNIFNVSTAAAFVVAAAGGKVAKHGNRAVSGKSGSADLLEAAGIYLGLTPVQVARCVETVGVGFMFAPSHHGAMKHAIGPRRELGLRTLFNMLGPMTNPAGAKHQVVGVFSQALCRPMAEVLQRLGSEHVLVVHAQDGLDEISLAAPTFVAELKNGAVSEYRIQPEDFGIKSQSLIGLTVEGAEQSLELIRDALGRRKTEAGQKAAEIIVLNAGAALYAADHADSLRDGMSLAHDALHTGLAREKMEELVSFTAVFKQENEG, from the coding sequence ATGAACATCAAGGAAGCCCTCAACCGCATCGTCGCCCAGCTCGATCTGAGCACCGAGGAAATGCGCGATGTGATGCGCGAAATCATGACCGGCCAGTGCACCGACGCGCAGATCGGCGCGTTCCTGATGGGCATGCGTATGAAGAGCGAGACCATCGACGAGATCGTCGGCGCCGCCAGCGTGATGCGCGAACTGGCCTCGCCGGTGGAGATCGCCGCCGAGCGCCTGGTCGACACCTGCGGCACCGGTGGCGACGGCATGAACATCTTCAACGTCTCCACCGCAGCGGCGTTCGTCGTCGCTGCGGCGGGCGGCAAGGTGGCCAAGCACGGCAACCGCGCGGTGTCGGGCAAGAGCGGCAGCGCCGATCTGCTCGAAGCCGCCGGCATCTATCTGGGCCTGACGCCGGTGCAGGTGGCGCGCTGCGTCGAAACCGTCGGCGTCGGCTTCATGTTCGCACCGTCCCACCATGGAGCCATGAAGCACGCCATCGGCCCGCGCCGCGAGCTGGGTCTGCGCACGCTGTTCAACATGCTCGGCCCGATGACCAACCCGGCTGGCGCCAAGCATCAGGTGGTCGGCGTGTTCAGCCAGGCGCTGTGCCGGCCGATGGCCGAGGTGCTGCAGCGCCTGGGCAGCGAGCACGTGCTGGTGGTGCATGCCCAGGATGGTCTCGACGAGATCAGCCTGGCCGCGCCGACCTTCGTCGCCGAACTGAAAAATGGTGCGGTCAGTGAGTACCGCATCCAGCCCGAAGACTTCGGCATCAAGAGCCAGAGCCTGATCGGCCTGACCGTCGAAGGCGCTGAGCAATCCCTGGAGCTGATCCGTGATGCCCTGGGCCGCCGCAAGACCGAAGCTGGTCAGAAGGCTGCCGAGATCATCGTGCTCAATGCCGGTGCTGCGCTCTACGCGGCCGACCACGCCGACAGTCTGCGTGATGGCATGAGCCTGGCCCATGACGCACTGCACACCGGCCTGGCCCGGGAAAAGATGGAAGAACTGGTGTCCTTTACGGCCGTATTCAAACAGGAGAATGAAGGGTGA
- the trpC gene encoding indole-3-glycerol phosphate synthase TrpC, with the protein MSVPTVLEKILARKAEEVAARRAVVSLAEVEREARAADPVRGFANALIEKAKSKQPAVIAEIKKASPSKGVIRENFVPAEIARSYEDGGATCLSVLTDIDFFQGADRYLQEARSACSLPVIRKDFMIDPYQIVEARALGADCVLLIVSALSDAQMGELAATAKSFDLDVLVEVHDGDELERALNVLDTPLVGVNNRNLHTFEVSLETTLDLLPRIPRDRLVVTESGILNRADVELMEISEVYAFLVGEAFMRANNPGAELEHLFFPERRRLVNSPNVD; encoded by the coding sequence GTGAGCGTTCCTACCGTTCTGGAAAAGATCCTCGCCCGCAAGGCCGAGGAAGTGGCGGCGCGCCGCGCTGTCGTCAGCCTGGCCGAAGTCGAGCGCGAGGCCCGCGCTGCCGACCCTGTACGCGGCTTCGCCAATGCGCTGATCGAAAAGGCCAAGAGCAAGCAGCCGGCGGTGATCGCCGAGATCAAGAAGGCCTCGCCGAGCAAAGGCGTGATTCGTGAGAACTTCGTGCCGGCGGAAATTGCTCGGAGCTATGAGGATGGTGGCGCGACCTGCCTGTCGGTCCTCACCGATATCGATTTCTTCCAGGGCGCTGATCGCTACCTGCAGGAAGCACGCAGCGCCTGCTCGCTGCCGGTGATCCGCAAGGATTTCATGATCGACCCGTACCAGATCGTCGAAGCCCGGGCCCTGGGCGCCGACTGCGTGCTGCTGATCGTCTCGGCATTGTCCGACGCGCAGATGGGCGAGTTGGCGGCGACCGCCAAGTCGTTCGACCTCGATGTGCTGGTCGAGGTGCATGATGGTGACGAGCTGGAGCGCGCGCTGAATGTGCTCGACACCCCGCTGGTCGGCGTCAACAACCGTAACCTGCACACCTTCGAAGTCAGCCTGGAAACCACCCTCGATCTGCTGCCGCGCATCCCTCGCGATCGCCTGGTGGTCACCGAGAGTGGCATCCTCAATCGCGCGGATGTCGAGTTGATGGAAATCAGCGAGGTGTATGCGTTCCTGGTTGGCGAGGCCTTCATGCGCGCCAACAACCCGGGCGCCGAGCTGGAGCACCTGTTCTTTCCGGAGCGCAGGCGGCTGGTCAACAGCCCGAACGTGGATTGA
- the nadC gene encoding carboxylating nicotinate-nucleotide diphosphorylase, with protein MPNLLLTELRAEIEANVRRSLREDIGSGDITAQLIPESRLANATVITRDHAVICGTAWVDEVFHQLDARVAVHWQVQDGQQVTPNQALFHLEGPARALLSGERTALNFLQTLSAVATRCQHYANLVQGTGVKLLDTRKTLPGLRLAQKYAVTQGGCHNHRIGLFDAFLIKENHIAACGGIAAAVTAARGIAPGKPVEVEVESLEELQQALTAGADIIMLDELSLDDMRQAVAITAGRAKLEASGGINDSTLRGIAETGVDYISIGTLTKDVKAVDLSMRLSL; from the coding sequence ATGCCGAACCTACTGCTTACCGAGCTTCGTGCCGAAATCGAGGCCAATGTCCGCCGCAGCCTGCGCGAGGACATCGGCAGCGGCGACATCACCGCCCAGCTGATTCCAGAATCGCGACTGGCCAATGCTACCGTGATCACCCGTGACCACGCGGTGATCTGCGGCACAGCCTGGGTCGATGAAGTATTTCACCAGCTCGATGCCCGGGTCGCCGTGCACTGGCAGGTACAGGACGGCCAGCAGGTAACGCCCAATCAGGCACTCTTCCACCTCGAAGGCCCGGCGCGTGCGCTGCTCAGCGGCGAGCGCACGGCGCTGAACTTCCTGCAGACCTTGTCGGCCGTGGCCACCCGCTGCCAGCACTACGCCAACCTGGTGCAGGGCACCGGCGTGAAACTGCTCGACACCCGCAAGACCCTGCCCGGCTTGCGCCTGGCGCAAAAGTACGCGGTCACCCAGGGCGGTTGCCACAACCACCGCATCGGTCTGTTCGATGCCTTCCTGATCAAGGAAAACCATATCGCGGCCTGCGGCGGCATTGCCGCGGCGGTGACCGCAGCGCGCGGCATCGCACCGGGCAAGCCGGTCGAAGTGGAAGTGGAAAGCCTTGAAGAGCTGCAGCAGGCCCTGACTGCCGGCGCCGATATCATCATGCTCGATGAACTGTCGCTCGATGACATGCGCCAGGCGGTGGCGATTACTGCAGGACGCGCCAAGCTGGAAGCCTCCGGCGGCATCAACGACAGCACCCTGCGCGGTATCGCCGAAACCGGGGTGGATTACATCTCCATCGGCACCCTGACCAAGGATGTAAAGGCGGTGGATCTATCAATGCGCCTGTCTTTATAA